The following nucleotide sequence is from Rattus rattus isolate New Zealand chromosome 7, Rrattus_CSIRO_v1, whole genome shotgun sequence.
ACACCCCCTGGCTCTTACCAAGGGCCTTCCTTTACAAGGGCCCTggctcccagcactgaggggtATCCATTCTTCAGCCTCCACAGGTGGTCTTCTCTTGGTCCATTCCAGCAGGACAGGTCCTCCTCAGAGAGGAACTGGGGGTCCGTGAGGCCACGGCTGCCTCGTGCTGAGCCCTCCCTCTGCTGCCTAGCACCTCTGCACCCAAAGTTccacttctgctttcctcttgcTTTACCATCTACACCAAGACACTGGAGCATCCTTAGGTCTTCCTGCCTCGCACGACCCTTCATTGACAACTCAGGGACTACGATCACCACTACACACTGGAAATGTGatattttcttctctccactGTTACCTACTTCAACAGCACAGAATGTCTTCTGGGAGCCAGGACACACAAACCAGAGACTTCTCTCCATAATCCCTGTCTCCTAACAGAAGTTACTATTCTGCAAAGTTCAGGTGGAACCCACAGCTCTGACTACTCCACACCTGAGGGAAGGTGCCAGCCCCCATTTCTGACTGATAGATTGGCACTGGATTAGAATACAGTACCACATTCTGCTCTTCACTACAACTCATTAGCATTCTTCTATTAGAGCGAGGGGACCTTTCTTCTTTCAGTATGCCTGGACTCCATTACCTGGAGCCAAGGAAGCACCTGCTGGCCTCGAGTGCCTCTTAGGAACCCAGCACCTAAATGATTAAAGTTGTGTTGTCCACTAGTCATTGTACGGGCACCTCACAGCACATATCATAGCTCTGCCCCTTCTGCACACAGCGACACTATCAGGATCTGAGCTCTAGTGTCAGCCTCTTATTAACAAGAGCAACGGTCCACTTAGAGCCACAGTAAACGCTCAGTGATATGTGAGCTGGAGAAAACATGGAGCATTTAAAAAAGGAACCATGTTTTCCTCTTCAGCACAGCCAGTGAGCTGAAGGAAGGCCTCTTCCATCTGCATCTCCTTTCTGCTACATAAATCCACAAGTCACTGTAGCACACTCTGATCTAAGAGACACTCTGTTACGACCAGGACACCATGTCATGTGAACAATGAACAGGTGTGACGGCAAAAGCTACAGATTCACAGGTCTTTGCTGATGGACAGTTAAAAGAAAGGTCTCCTAAGACAACAAGCCCACATGTGccagtgggcacacacacacagaacaagccAAATGTCCCAAGACGGGCTCATCGTCACAGAACCTGCACAGGGATGCTATGCTACATCTCACTAGAGAAGAGCTGCTGGCAGTGCTCTCAGCAGAGCACGAGGCAGTGCCGGCTAGACATCCGACCACTGGTGAGTGGCTAAcagaaggagcagcagcagaCACATTTCAGGCCCTGGTTTTATGTGCCTTTaatacttttcctttcctctgtgttcactaaacaagaaaaattattttgtaaggCTACTTTTTGtagcttttgttttccctttgtatttatcatgtttttaatttcttctctgagGAGGAATTCTCTGAATCTGTGTCTTCCAATTCAATTCGGTGCCTTTTGAGGCCACTTTGGCCATGAACAACCTTGCTGCTGTCCATGGCTGAGGGGTCAGTGGGGTCCTCTCTCATTCCAGCAGTTGAGGTCTCACAGGCCATCTCAGACCCACAACAATCTTTGTGTAGGAGTGTCCCTGTCAGGGATGGGCTATCATGGTCAGTGTCTAGGTGTCCTGGGGAAGAGCAGGCCACTGACTCCAGCTCCCCAGAGTTCTGCCCATTGTTGTGGGGGTGAAGGGGTCTGGGGTGCAAGCGTCCATTGTTGTGGTTGGCACAGACGGTGTCAGGGCTCCTCTCCTCACTGTCATCAGACTGGGTCCTGGGACAGTTGCCAGATGCACTGTTGAGAGTGGAGCCCGATGCCttggggacaggaggggaggatGGCTCCTCAGCCCGACTGCTCAGGGCCTTGCACAGAGCCTTTCCATTGAGCTTCTTGGTTTCAAAAGAGTGCTCCAGAGAGCCACTGTTGTTAGCATCCTGAGAGGTGCCCTCTGGCACCTCTGCCCAAGGATGGCCGCTGTGCTCGTGGCTTGCACCGCTGTTGGGATTTCTAGCAGACGTCCCTTCTTTGCAAGCATCACTGCTGCAGCCCTCAGGAGACTGGTCCTGGCTCCTCTGGGGTGTGGCTGTTACACAGGCTTCCTTACTGGAAGAAGGGGTTGGGTTGTCTTTGTGGCTGGTTCCTGCTCTTCCTTCATCTGCTTCCTCTGTCACTAGGGAGGTTTCCCCATCTTTGTTATTTGAGTAAGAGATGTAGGAGTAGCGGAGCCATTTGTAAGCTTTATAAATCTTACGCTCAACTGATTCCATGTTGGCAGCTGGTGGTGCCCGGCTTGGCTGAATATCCAGAGTGGAAGTGCTACGCTCAggggaggagtttggggaggaggagaggtcaTCTACCTTGATCTGTGGGTAGTCGTAATTGTCCTCTCCAATGTAGGTGTTGGTGGATTTGACTGGAGCATTGGGCCGCTCTTCCCGGGCTGTCTTCTGTCGCCTCCGCATGGCGTTTCGCTGCCGGGTGTTGGCTCGGCGTTGGTTCAGTTCTTCTTCATCCTCAGAGCTAGTGGAGCTGCTGGAACTGCTAGATCCATCCTCAGGGCTGGGTGACCGTGGCCGAGGGAAGAGATCTGTGTCCAGTTCAGCCTCACAAATATTCTCTTCAGAATCAGACTCATTGGACAGGGCCAGGAGGCGTTTGTCCTGATAGCGCCTCAGAGCGGACAGGCGCTGCTGTCGAGAGGCCGCATCCTCACATGTTGGCGTTGCTGGGGTTGATACCACTGCACTTGTGGTGGTGACTCGCAGGGGCCCCAGGTGGAAGGCATTGTCAGCAGACTCGTCcactgtgggaggtggggagcGGGGCAGTGAGGCTGAGGACTCCGAGTCAGTGTAGCCAGAGCGCTCACTGACGCCCGCATGCAGCTGAAGGATAGTACTCTCGCTGAGGTCACTGTCTGAGTCTGAGCTCCAGCCCTCGATTTCACGGCGCACCAAAGAGTCAAAGAAAGCCATCATCCGGGGGTCTTCCTGGACCGACTGGTTAGCGTAGTCGTGGGACAGGCCACTCCCACTGTTCAGTACAAGGCTGATGTACTCTTCATGGGTGTAGAGGCAGCGGGAATCATCTTCAATCCGACCATCGAGGTCTCCTGTACATCCTGGCTGCTTGTATGGGCTCCAGATCTACACAGAAGATGAAAGACAAAGCAACCAGGATTGAATGGGACGTGTTCAGTAGCTGGCCATGGTAAAGACCACTAAAGGTCTCCCCCCAGATCACTGTCATTTTAAAGTCACAAAgcaactttaaaaacattttctttacagGTACAATGCACTCTTGTAATACTAGCACTTGGGACTAAGGACGGAGGTCTCAGGGACAACCTGAGCTATACAGCCAGAacttttttgaaaacaaaacacaatccaAACTCTTTAGTAGACTGGCTCTTATAAACTGTTTATCAAAAGTGTGGCTCTCAAAGGTCAGTAAAAGCAGTTTAGCGCATAGAATTAGACTTGGATGCAGAGACCTAAGCATGTTTTTAGATGGATACCCAGATATTATCTCTTCCCCCTTAAGTCTTCTGTCAGTACATTTAGAAATTGTAACCTTAATCTAAGAGGACGGGTGAAAGATGACATGAATATTAggcaatgtaattttaaaaattttggaaTATTGAAGCTATGCACAGAAAAAGTTTTTCCAGAGTGAAAATATtccttgccaggcatggtggcacacttctgagaggcagaggcagaggcagaggcaggcaggtttctgtgagttcaaggccagtctgctctacacagCTAAGCtccagggctacattgtgagaccctgtctaaaaaataccaaccaaccaaccaaacacataCCCTAAAAAGATTTCAGCCTATAGCCCCACTTCTTCCAAACaacaatattctatttttaaCCAATGAGAATTactcactgatgcctgacaagaatAGACAACTGCCTACACTGCACTTCCCTCTTGGACATGCAGGCCTCAGTTACCCAGGAAACTGGGTTCTCTTAACCAGGGGGTTAGCTGCTGGCCAGCTTCAGGGGTAACTCTGCTAGCTTCAGGAAGCGGTGAGACACGCTGCCCGTGGAGGGTGACTGTAACGCCATCCCTTACCAGGTCTCTCCCCGGTGGTTATGCTTGCACACTCACAACTGCAAAGTAGCAAAACTGGAGTTTTAAATTCAGGCGTTTCCCCAAAACCTGAGCTGGACAGTGGTGTTGTGTTATGCAAATCAAGGTAATTGGGATGTtgatacaaatgagaaaaatcaactcCACCTGATAGCTAGACAGGTCCAAGAACAGCACTGAACAATTCAGTTATGCCAGCCCATAGCCGTGGCACCTTGATCGAAGTCCAGTCACTTTCTTGCCTGACAGGCCAGTGCCTATCTTTGGATGGCACCTCACTCAGAGGACAgtatcccatcctcccccattcaGTTTCTCTGAAGCAAACTAAGAGCAAATTCACCCCCTAGGAAATGTCCAAGGCCTCCTACCCCACTACATCTTTCTTGGCTATCCCTGAAAGGTGGCCTCTGACAAGATTTCCAGATTGCAGGAGGCTGATGACACCTAGGGCTAGCCACTCCTCAACACCAGCAGCCCTGATGCGCTCTTCTCTCAGTCTGTTTCCTTCCATGCCAGGACAGGGTTGATCCTGAAGCTCCATTAAGAGACTGTGGCTCATTAAGTCACAGGATCGTGCACTCGAGGCTGTCAGCACAGATGAGACATGCTAACGTGACGCTAACATATAGTAAGCGTAGAGCAAGCAGCAGAAAGCGAAGGGAGACAGTTAAATTCTCTGTGACAGCTAATGCTGGAAAATATTTAGGCAACACAACACTAGAGCTACAGACCACCGTCTCTGCAAACAGATCCTGAGGATAGAGGAGTTTGGTGGAACGAAGGAAGCTGACATTAGGGTGCTTTTTTCCGGCCTCTTTCTTAATTCTTAGCCAAGTGTTTCATTTTCccagttaaaaaaataacaaaatgtcatTAGCCATATTCcctaatatgaaaaaatatttttcctagaAATATAAATCCACTTTGAAATCCACTTTGCTCACAGAAATGGCCTGACTACTTTATaagccactttttaaaattaaaaattttatgtagCCTACCTCACAAaccactttaaaattaaaattttattttatgcattttagtgttttgcccacattagaggccagaggaggtagtcagatgccctgaaactagagttacagaaatatagaagcaaccatgtgggtactgggaattgaaccctggtcctttgcaagaatagccagtgcttttaatcactgagccatctcaccagccccttgaGAAGCCATTTTTAAAGTTCTAATCTCCCAGTCCCAACATTTTCTCTTCAGGAataaaagtcagttttattttggCCCTGGAAGGTGTCAGGTTAAGCTAACTGTGTATTCCTAAAGTTCGGGGCAACAGAGTAAGACTGGATCAGGAGGCAGCAGACTTGGGAGTGCAGACTCCTAGTTGAATGGTGACCCTGGGTGAGGCGTGGCTCCTCCATTCAAACATTGAGTTAGATGGACTTTAATGTAGTTCTAAGACTCGGAGCAAGACAGAACTTCCCCCTAGAAGTCAGTGTTTGTTTGAGAGCAGTACAGAGGAGCAGAAGCCTGTGTCCCACCATTTCCCATAGTCCTAAGCAAATCCCTTCATCCTGGAAAGCCTCCACTTCTCAACCATAGTTATGAGAGTGATAACACGATGTAGGCTATAGCCAGGCATTAATGAGCATGTTGCTTCCTCTTTAATTGGTGGTTGAGCCTGACAGCCAGAAAGCTTTAAGACCAAAGTGCTTTAGCTGGCCATCAGAATTACTGACCCCCATTACCCTGCCCAGAACCATTACAAAGAATTAACAAgctgtccatttctttttttttttttaagatttatttatttattttgtatatgagtacactgtagctgtcttcagacacatcagaagaggacatctgatcccattacagatggttgtgagccaccatgtggttgctgagatttgaactcaggacctctggaagagcagtcagtgctcttaaccactgagccatctctccagccccaagctgtCCATTTCTTTAGATCTAAATCAACCATTCAAAAGTACAGCAATGCTGGGGggttacagagatggctcagtggttaatagcacttgctgttcttctagaggacccaggtttgatttctagTACCCACCACACAGCTCAAAAtggtctaactccagttccagggaattcagtCTTCTTCTGACCATTACAGGCACTGGGCGtgcctgtggtacacagacatatatgcacgCAAAAtgatcatacacataaaataatgttaattACATTTAAAGACTTAAGGTCAAGTGAGTGCAggattcataaagaaaatgagagaacagAAGTGGGAGGAGCTCCAAGCAAGCAAGCCCACTTCTGTTCTTCTCTTGAAGTCTACAGTTCAGAGGATAACTCAGATAGTAACCTCTATTGAGATTCTCCCAAATGAGAAAAATCCTTCTTTCTAAAGTGCTTTGTTAGCTTGgaaaacacttgggaggcagtgataGCTTCAGattaacctggtctacagaatgagttcctggacagtcagGGAGCCACTaagaaaaaaaccctgtcttgaaaaacaagcaagcaaacaaacaaaaatttgtcTCCATGTCTTGGGATCCCTTTTACcgttatttcttctctctcctcctgggtcATCAATCCCTAGGGAGACTTGTGTGACCTCTCTTTGTCATCGTGCTCCCCATAGGGGCTGCCATGAGCAGCAAGCACACAGTAGATACAATAAAGAGctttgggggagaaaaagaatttGCTCCACTTCTTAAGTTTTAGCTATAAACCAACCCTTTCTTTTGCGATGTGTGGGCattcagagaaacagaggaaCTGTTACGGGTGTGAAAAGGTTGGCTCTCTCAAAGGGGGACTCCTTTCCAAGCTGAGAAAGGAGAGTGGacagagggaatcagatcccacaTGAGCCACTGACCTGGCCCTGTAGAAGCAGCAAGCAGTGAAGTAAATAAATAGCAGGTGTCAGGCCCAGATAAATCCCAGGCAAAGGCGGCAAGCCCTCACAATAGGAGACATATGCAGATTGCAGAGAATTAGGGGTCTTTCAGGATGGTGTAGGCTTAGGCAAGGGTGATCATTCCAACAGAGAGGTGGGGCCAGCACTTAGTTTCAACCTGATCTTTCCCATTGCCTCTcctgcatttatttttcctttcctttttcttttttgttctgagactgagtctgtgtagcccaggctgacctggacaGTCTGgctgtgtaactcaggctgtcCTGACCTGGGACTGTGTCCTCCTGTCTCACCAAACCCAACTATACTATGCCCAGATGGCAAGTGGGGAAACATGTGAGAAAGCAAAGCTGAGAACCCTAGAGAACCCCTTTGTGCTCTACTCTCACTGTGCATGCTCAAGGTTTTAAATGGCCAAGTGTGCCTCTCTGTTCCTATGGGAACCTGGGAGCAGTGAGTTCCACAGCTCAGTCTGGATAACctcacaaagaaaacattttcttctttttcttgagaaCTTGGCCAGTTTCCAACCTATGACCTTTAGAGTTAAGACTTCAGTTGACTTAAACAATATCTGAGGAGACTCAGCACAGAAGCATCCAAGTAGATGCCAAACAGGAATTTCTCTTCTAAAGGAGATGCCCAAGCAGAGAGCGTTCTGAAGGGAATGACGTCAACAGGCCTAGAAAGGGCATGTTTTACAGTGCCAACCTATTAATCATAGGCcaaaggagaggggaagcaaCGTGAGGGACAGGCTGTTTCAATGACTGTCCTATGAAGGATGACTGATATGGTCTAGTCAGAAGTCTGCTTCCTCCGCCAGCAAGGTGAAGGCTGTGGGTGGGGTAAGATTCTCTCCTGGCCTTCCATATGTTAACCATGTGACAGCAATTTGTAGCTTAAATTTCATTGTCTGCAAATAATAGGGGCTGCAGGGTACTCTGTGCCAAATGATATATCTATAATCCCCTCCCTTCCAAAGCTCAGATCACTGTGAAGACAGGTGATGGATAACCACAGTGGCTTCCTGGACACGGCAGGGCAACTGCACATGTGAACTCTCAGAGGCAAACGTAAGCCACAGTAGACTCCAGCATGAATAGGAAGGTGCTCCCTAAGTCCCAACCCTAGCTGAGGAGCGTGTAGCAACTGATGGCTGCTGTGGAGGAACACAGGAAGCTGCACACACCACCTCGCTCTCCTTCCCTGCACCCCATACACATCCAAAAGCACTAAGTGGACTAAatggcttaaaaaaaacaaaacaaaacaaaacaacaacaacaacaaaacccaaagcacatAAAGTTGGGAGGGGAGAGTGGTAGGGTTAACAGGGCATGAATTGTAAGGggtagatttgatcaaaatatactatatgcatgtatgaaattctcaaacagtaAAATAAGGAGGAAAAATACTAAATCGTCCCAAAACACTCTTCCTTTGAAATTTCTCTCAGGTTttactgtcatttaaaaaaatattgaggaagggctagagagatggctcaggggttaagagcactgcttgctcttccagaggtcctgagttcaatttccagcaaccacatggtggctcacaaccatctgatgcactcctctggtgtgtctaaatataactacagtgtacttatattcataaaataaataaaatctttacaaaaataattaagaaaatttaacTATTGTACAAAGCATAATCTCTCTTTACTTAAAAGTCAAGTTATCACAGGTCCTAAAGAATTTATCATTTTATGGGTGCAGacagagctcagtggtaaagcagtTGCCTTGCATATTCAAGGCCCTGGTATAATCCCTAGTACTGGgtgaggtagggagagagggaggaagaggaaggggggcaaacgtgtgtgtgtgtgtgtgtgtgtgtgtgtgtgtgtgtgtgtatgtatgtattttaaatttgaaatttttcttgaaacaagatctcaagtccaggctgaccttcatTAGACTCCCCATGTACGCGGGTATAACTCTGCACTTCTGATGCTCCTCGCCTCAAGTGTCTACACTTGTTTATAGGTATGTGctaccaaacccaaacaaatgtACATTTCTGATAAAAATGAACCCATATAAAAGCTTTACAAGTACACTGATTTACTATTAAACATATTACAGTGATTCCTAaagaaaagaacttaaaaaaatcacttaaaaacaacaaacaaaaaccagactcatagtgtgtagccctgcctggcctggattCACCGTATAGCCTATGCTAGCTTACTCGAATAGAGACCTGCGTGCCTCTGCCTCACGAGAGCAGGATAAACACATGTGCGCCTGCTCCACTAGTGTTTCGATGCCGCCTTCTAGTGTTTAACCCTTTGGGAGCCAGAGTCTTGCTCGGCAGCATAGCTAGCTTTGGAATGGTGGTTCTCCCGGCCTCAGCTCCAAGCGTCAGTTtataaggcatgtgccaccatttctCACTCATGGAGGATTTTGATAGTCAAAACATTTAGATATAAATCCCTAGACACATTGTTCTAGTTTCttacaaacatttctttaaaaggacAGACGGGGAAAGTGCCTCACCTTGATAATCTTCTCCACACCAGAAGAGCAGATCATATAGGTGTGGGGGTTAAAGCGGACCTGGTTAACGATGGACCGATGCCCTTTCAGCACCATGAAGGCTCCATTGACCACCCTGCCAAGGCCACctaggaagacagagacaaacacaacTGAATGATGACAGGCTCAGTCAGGACACAAACATCTCTGAACAGGGCTGAGATTCTGGTCGACTATGGGAGCAGAATGCAGAATCTTTAGATATGTTGTGGGGACAGAGGGATATGGGGACAGAGCATACGTCTCTTACCAACAGCCTTTATTTAGCCTGTAAGCAatgcccacacccacccacagcaATTCCACTGTCAATGACCCAAAGATACATAAAACATCAAGTTTTTAGTCTCCACATTTTAACCCAAATGTTGTATTAGAAAAAGCAGTAGAGCAAAATAAGGTTGAATACTTGGGACAAGTCAGGCTACGAAGTCAGGAGCTTGCAAAACCAGGAACATGTGAAGATTTAAATAGACAAAACGTCTTTAATCTGTTCCACTCTCAATTTATACTAAGATGACATTAGAGGCAAGAAAATAGGATAATGCAGAGAATCCTTCCTTTGCCCTTGGACAACAGAGAATGGAAGACAAAGGAGATCTGGATCACAGTCATAAGAAGCGAATTAAGAGtaggaaggaggggttggggatttagctcagtggtagagcgcttgcctagcaagcgcaaggccctgggttcggtcctcagctctggggaaaaaaaagaaagaaagaaaacagagcaggaaggaggacCAGTGAGACGGCTTGGCCCAGTGGGTAACAGCCCACTGCCAGCCTGACAAGCTGAGTTCAATCGTAGGCCTCACACCATGTGGACGCTGTGGCACACCATGAGCACCACGGCCTGGAGTGTGCACCAGAGTAAGAACACGGTCATTAGTGAACTTGGGCTAGACTCCGCGGTTCAATATCCTGGCGATGGTATTCCACCCACACAGGACACATGCACTGCATTCTGAACAAGGCTGCTCTGAGCGGTCACACACAACTAGGTACGGCCAGTAAGGCAGAGCGTCAGGCATCCAGACACAAACCAGAGAGTGGTATTTGGCCGGTGGATAACTTTTGCCTCTATCACGGAGGCAAAGGACCATTAAGTATAGTTTCTGTTCCATGTATCTGCCTCACCCCACAAATACTTTGATCAAAACTCGCTCCAGACATTTCCCAGTATCTCAGAGAAGGAGTGATGACTACAGCAACATGCCTTTCCCCAactcatttcttttcagaaatttttccacATTCAGCCTCCCTGGTAAAGTAGGCTGACATGGTGGGTTACAGGAGTCTGACCTTGAATCGTGGGCTGCATGTATCGTATCCCAGGATAGGAGTGTAGCCTGACCCATCAATGTCACAATGTCAAGTGCCTAAGGGTGGCATGGAAGGAG
It contains:
- the Dcaf5 gene encoding DDB1- and CUL4-associated factor 5 isoform X2, whose protein sequence is MEQAIHSRVKPIQLKGEHHSNIFCLAFNSGNTKVFSGGNDEQVILHDVESSETLDVFAHEDAVYGLSVSPVNDNIFASSSDDGRVLIWDIRESPHGEPFCLANYPSAFHSVMFNPVEPRLLATANSKEGVGLWDIRKPQSSLLRYGGNLSLQSAMSVRFNSNGTQLLALRRRLPPVLYDIHSRLPVFQFDNQGYFNSCTMKSCCFAGDRDQYILSGSDDFNLYMWKVPADPEAGGLGRVVNGAFMVLKGHRSIVNQVRFNPHTYMICSSGVEKIIKIWSPYKQPGCTGDLDGRIEDDSRCLYTHEEYISLVLNSGSGLSHDYANQSVQEDPRMMAFFDSLVRREIEGWSSDSDSDLSESTILQLHAGVSERSGYTDSESSASLPRSPPPTVDESADNAFHLGPLRVTTTSAVVSTPATPTCEDAASRQQRLSALRRYQDKRLLALSNESDSEENICEAELDTDLFPRPRSPSPEDGSSSSSSSTSSEDEEELNQRRANTRQRNAMRRRQKTAREERPNAPVKSTNTYIGEDNYDYPQIKVDDLSSSPNSSPERSTSTLDIQPSRAPPAANMESVERKIYKAYKWLRYSYISYSNNKDGETSLVTEEADEGRAGTSHKDNPTPSSSKEACVTATPQRSQDQSPEGCSSDACKEGTSARNPNSGASHEHSGHPWAEVPEGTSQDANNSGSLEHSFETKKLNGKALCKALSSRAEEPSSPPVPKASGSTLNSASGNCPRTQSDDSEERSPDTVCANHNNGRLHPRPLHPHNNGQNSGELESVACSSPGHLDTDHDSPSLTGTLLHKDCCGSEMACETSTAGMREDPTDPSAMDSSKVVHGQSGLKRHRIELEDTDSENSSSEKKLKT
- the Dcaf5 gene encoding DDB1- and CUL4-associated factor 5 isoform X1; protein product: MKRRAGLGGSMRSVVGFLSQRGLHGDPLLTQDFQRRRLRGCRNLYKKDLLGHFGCVNAIEFSNNGGQWLVSGGDDRRVLLWHMEQAIHSRVKPIQLKGEHHSNIFCLAFNSGNTKVFSGGNDEQVILHDVESSETLDVFAHEDAVYGLSVSPVNDNIFASSSDDGRVLIWDIRESPHGEPFCLANYPSAFHSVMFNPVEPRLLATANSKEGVGLWDIRKPQSSLLRYGGNLSLQSAMSVRFNSNGTQLLALRRRLPPVLYDIHSRLPVFQFDNQGYFNSCTMKSCCFAGDRDQYILSGSDDFNLYMWKVPADPEAGGLGRVVNGAFMVLKGHRSIVNQVRFNPHTYMICSSGVEKIIKIWSPYKQPGCTGDLDGRIEDDSRCLYTHEEYISLVLNSGSGLSHDYANQSVQEDPRMMAFFDSLVRREIEGWSSDSDSDLSESTILQLHAGVSERSGYTDSESSASLPRSPPPTVDESADNAFHLGPLRVTTTSAVVSTPATPTCEDAASRQQRLSALRRYQDKRLLALSNESDSEENICEAELDTDLFPRPRSPSPEDGSSSSSSSTSSEDEEELNQRRANTRQRNAMRRRQKTAREERPNAPVKSTNTYIGEDNYDYPQIKVDDLSSSPNSSPERSTSTLDIQPSRAPPAANMESVERKIYKAYKWLRYSYISYSNNKDGETSLVTEEADEGRAGTSHKDNPTPSSSKEACVTATPQRSQDQSPEGCSSDACKEGTSARNPNSGASHEHSGHPWAEVPEGTSQDANNSGSLEHSFETKKLNGKALCKALSSRAEEPSSPPVPKASGSTLNSASGNCPRTQSDDSEERSPDTVCANHNNGRLHPRPLHPHNNGQNSGELESVACSSPGHLDTDHDSPSLTGTLLHKDCCGSEMACETSTAGMREDPTDPSAMDSSKVVHGQSGLKRHRIELEDTDSENSSSEKKLKT